AAAAAGATGCGCCATTCTGTTTTTGCTCCCTCAGCACGCAGTACGCGATCTACAAACTCTTCTACTATGGCAAATGCAGCAAGGCTGGGTTCGCATAGCAAATCTTCTAAAGCTGTTTCACAACCATATAAAGCTTCTGCATGAAGGGTTTTCAAGTTAGTTAAGATTTCTTTTGCAGAGGGAGATTTTGACAATTGCAGTGAGGTTTCGTCGGGTGTCAAACCGTCTAAATGCTTGCGGATGCGATGCTGGATGAGTCCCCGGTAGGAAATATCAAATTCTGCGAGGATTTGAAATCCTAACTTTAATTTTGGTAAGGATTCGGGTAACTGATTGGCTATTTCATTCAAAAATTCATAACCTCTGGCTTCTGTTAATCCCTCCAATCGTCCTTCATTTACCAGCACTTCTACCACTTGAGATTTGACTTTAAAAAGCAATTGCTTCAATCCGCTATCTAGGGCGAGGAAATGTTGTGACAGGTGGGAGCGAAGTTCATTTAAGTATTCATAGTAGGCGTTGGGATACCCGCCAACGCGATCGCGTCTTTTCTCAATCTCTTCTAAACTAGGGATAGCAGTGTCTGCACGACAAGCTTCAACAGCCGCTTCTACTTGCTGTTTAAAATAAATGTCTTGAGCGTTTCTTTGTTGTTTGAGATGTCTCAGCAGTTTTTCCAAACCACTGGTTACATCATTCCAAAGCTCGTCAAATAGCTGTAAGAAGACGGGAAACCAATTGTCTTGTTGTGCTGCTTCACCTAAAGCTTTCCGTGCTTTTTCTAATTCTGCGATCGCACCATTTTGGAGTTGCATTAACCTGTCTTGACACGAAGAGGCATATTGCTCATCTAATGAGGTAATGTTTTCGGCTAAGTAATTAAGTACCATCACCAAAACTACACTTGCTGCCTCTATATTGGCACAGTTAGCAGTCAAACAATCAACCACCTTCAGATGTTTTTCCTTTAATGTATCTGCTAGGTCTTGACAGTTGTTGTAATTATCACCATTTTTTGACTCAGAATTTGTCCGATTGAGAATCATGAAAGACCATAACTCAATTGGTAAATCCACGAGGGAAGCACGTGCTGTATCATACAAACGTACATCCACATCTGCCCAGTAGTCACCAGATGACTTTGGCATCCGCACAAAGAGGATGCCATCAACATCTTGTCCCAAAGTTTTCATCAGTCGTTCTTCATCCCCAACACCAGTATCTCCCAATCCAGGCATATCTACCAAGGCAATTTGTCCAACATCAGTGTTAGGAAATTGACAAACAATTTTCACCTCCCGTACTGCTAAATAGTTGAAAAATACCCTTTGACCATCGGGGGTATCTTGAGCAACATACTCGCGAATTTCGTTACGAGAAATGAGACGGGGTGAAGGTTCTTGTAAAAGATGGCGATACTTTTCTAAATGGGTATAGTATCGACTTAAATGTTCGTACATCGCCCCCGGTTCGGCATATCCGGGAAGGTTGCTGGGTAGGGATGGCAAAGGATGAGCGGCAAATTCAGCAATTGTTATTGGTTTTGCACCTAAGTATAGCTTTTCGTAATAAGGAGCAATGACCTCATCTAAAAATGAGCGATGGTCATGAAACCAGACTTCACCATAAGTTTCTACATTAGGATTATGATGAATAATACTGCGGACACCCGTACAATGCTGCCTGTCTCCATCGGGAATTTCAGCAGCCGTAAGCCCTGTTAAGCTTTGTAGCAGACGACTTTTTCCTTGCCTTGCTCGTCCTACAACTCCAATATTGAGAGTGTCTCGGCAAAAACGTACTTTTAGCTTGTTTAATACTTCTAATTCAGCAGAAATGCTGAGTTGAAGCCGCCCCAAGTCAATTTCCTTTAAACGCCCCATCGCATTTGCGTCATCCACTCGCGTTAGCAATTCATTGCGATGGTTTTCAAGAGAACGAAGTGCAGAGGCGAGAGATTTTAAATTGGCTTCCACCTTTTCAATTTTCTGTGCTATGGGACGGCGTTTTTCAATAATGCTGATAATTTTTTCAGCCCGATTTGTTGCGTTCATATAAAAGCTTGTGTATATCAGTTGTTTTATTAAATGCCCTCACTCTAGAAGAGTGGGCTATACAAGCAAAGCCCGCCTGCGCGGGCTATAAGGATTTTAGCCCACGTAGGTGGGCTTCGTTTTTGAAGCCACAGACTGGAAGTCTGTAAGGTTTATTTGCGTTAGACTTTATTAATTATATGTAGTTAAAAGTTTTTTTAACGTGACAGAAGATTTAGTATTGGTTGCTGGCGCTACTGGTGGGGTAGGTCAGTTAGCGGTGAGCAAACTGTTAGAGAAAGGCTTGAAAGTTCGCGTTTTGACACGCAATTCTACAAAAGCAGAGAAAATGTTTGAGGGCAAAGTAGAAATTGCTATTGGTGACATACGCGATCCCAGTACACTCCCCACAGCAGTACAGGATGTTGCCTACATCATCTGCTGTACTGGGACGACCGCCTTTCCTTCCGAAAGATGGGATTTCGAGCCGAATCCTAACTTAATTGAGTGGATTCAGCTATTGCTTAATAGTAGCGATCGCGAAAGGAGGGCAAAAAATAGCCCTTCAAAAGTAGATGCACAAGGGGTCAGCAATTTGGTAGCAGCCGCACCCCACAATCTGAAACGTTTTGTCTTTGTGTCTTCCTGTGGAGTTCTCCACAAATCTCAATTTCCTTACAGCGTCCTCAATGGTTTTGGTATATTGGATGCCAAACTGAAGGGCGAGGAAGCTATTATCAATTCTGGATTGCCTTACACCATCATCCGCCCTGGGCGTTTGATTGATGGTCCCTATACTTCTTATGACCTGAACACCTTGTTGAAAGCGACAACAGCAGGCAAATATGGTGTGGTTTTGGGTACGGGAGACACGTTGACAGGGCAAACCAGCCGCATTGATGTAGCCGCAGTCTGTGTGGAGTGCATTCACAATCCTCGTTCTGAAAGGAAAGCGTTTGAAATCATCAACCAAGGACAAAGACCTTCTGCGATTGACTGGGAAACGCTTTTTGCTCAACTTTAGTGCTACCTTGCGGAAATTACTACTTTGGAGAGAGAATTTTCCGGAACTACTGAATGGGCAGTGGTAGATATTATCAGAGTAATCACTTATGTCTAACCCTATACTAGCCGAGGGCATCTAGCCCGACTATCTATATATTAAAAGCCCGGTCATTATAGATCGGGCTTTCGGCATTTCAATGCTACGCGCCTAGGGACTTCTATAAGGGACTTCCAAATAAAAAAATATCCCAAAATTTCTTGTGGTGCGGGCGTCCTCGCCCGCCCCTCCCCGCCACTACATAGAAGACGGGCGGGGACGCCCGTCCCACAATATGGGATAATTTATTTCCTGGAAATCCCTAAGACTGTTGGGCGAATTGGTGAGAGGAATGATTTGCATAGAGTTAATAGCTTAGAGTTTTAAATCTGTTCTAGTTTGAATAATCAGTCGTTTTTGAGGCACTCTCAGCAGCGATATGCCAACTATGAGCAACCAGATTTCCCACAAGATGAATCCTACGGGTGTAGCTTCTACTACAGGCATTGCGGGAATTACTGTTGCTAATAGTTCGCTTTGCCCTAGCAGCAACAGTGGTGTGGTGAGCAACCCCCACCAAGCGACCCAGGACTTGAATAGCGGCGATGGTCGCATTGCCATCCCAACTCCCAAAGTCCAGCCGATCAGTAAGAACTGTCCGAGATGCTCACCAATCACGACACCCCCATACTGATGCACTGCCTGGTAGACTACGCTCACCGCCTCACGTGTAGCTGTGCTGGCAGTTGTATCTGTATAAAGATTTGCCAGGATGGGAACGACAAACACCCAACGCATTAGCCCCACCGCCTGAAGGATACCGGAAATAGCACCCATAAATGTTGCAGTGGTAAGATAGAGCGTGTCTTCGCGGTCAAGAACTTTGTGCAGCAGAATACTGGTAGGGATAAATAGCAGTGCTGCTAAGCCAAAGACAAACCAGGTGAGAATCAACCTTGCTCCACCTGCATGAAATTGAGTCAGGACATAATCCACTGGCTTACGGAGAATATCGTCATATTCAAAGGTTTGAATCAGCAGGCTGTAAGGGACGTTCAAAAGCACGACCAGAAAAATTAATAGAATACCTGTGGTGCGAACGAGTTGTAAGCGGTTCATTAAAGATTCCTCCCCATAATGTGAGTGCAATTAGCAATAATCCCGTGTCAATCGCCCGGTGTAGAGGTGTCATCAAGCACCCAGCTTGTTGTGGTGCCAATATTTGAGGAGCGATCGCTCAACGTTGAGTAATTGAGCCACCCAAACCAATGTGTTGATGACTGAGTTGAAGAGGATTGGCGATAAACCTACCGGAACTGTGTCGGAATATTTTAGTAAGACAGCGAGTTGCAATAAATTAGTCGGCATTCCTTCAGCATTAACTTTGCCGTCAATCGCCAACCCATACAGCCCCCGGAGAAACCGCTCAAACCCTGCGGCGGGTCTGTTTTCCGTGGTAAATGTGACCCAATCATTCGAGGTGTTACAAAAGCTATGGTGCATCAGAGCCGGAACCTGTAAACTTTCGCCTGCTTGCAGACTGCGTCGATGGCC
This genomic interval from Scytonema hofmannii PCC 7110 contains the following:
- a CDS encoding SDR family oxidoreductase, with protein sequence MTEDLVLVAGATGGVGQLAVSKLLEKGLKVRVLTRNSTKAEKMFEGKVEIAIGDIRDPSTLPTAVQDVAYIICCTGTTAFPSERWDFEPNPNLIEWIQLLLNSSDRERRAKNSPSKVDAQGVSNLVAAAPHNLKRFVFVSSCGVLHKSQFPYSVLNGFGILDAKLKGEEAIINSGLPYTIIRPGRLIDGPYTSYDLNTLLKATTAGKYGVVLGTGDTLTGQTSRIDVAAVCVECIHNPRSERKAFEIINQGQRPSAIDWETLFAQL
- a CDS encoding DUF4386 domain-containing protein yields the protein MNRLQLVRTTGILLIFLVVLLNVPYSLLIQTFEYDDILRKPVDYVLTQFHAGGARLILTWFVFGLAALLFIPTSILLHKVLDREDTLYLTTATFMGAISGILQAVGLMRWVFVVPILANLYTDTTASTATREAVSVVYQAVHQYGGVVIGEHLGQFLLIGWTLGVGMAMRPSPLFKSWVAWWGLLTTPLLLLGQSELLATVIPAMPVVEATPVGFILWEIWLLIVGISLLRVPQKRLIIQTRTDLKL
- a CDS encoding cupin domain-containing protein; translation: MTSPDFSTSEETFLNKPEPIVNPVTGDRMTILHPSHQNHGAYAKICFDLPPGGKGSPLHYHTSMDETFTVLKGCLEMEVGRKGHRRSLQAGESLQVPALMHHSFCNTSNDWVTFTTENRPAAGFERFLRGLYGLAIDGKVNAEGMPTNLLQLAVLLKYSDTVPVGLSPILFNSVINTLVWVAQLLNVERSLLKYWHHNKLGA